From one Luteolibacter sp. SL250 genomic stretch:
- a CDS encoding nucleoside monophosphate kinase, with product MSHHPDSKKPAIIFLGAPGSGKGTQGKVMGSIPRFFHCACGDVFRSLDTRTALGQQFVHYSSRGELVPDELTIELWKAQIDNLADTHNYKPDIDILILDGIPRNVEQARILERHLDVLQVFHLSCPNRNELARRMRKRALKDNRIDDASDKVIDQRIATYEAETKPILAFYPQDRITDIDATQPPVKVLSEIIQKVLTLPEYQALASKSA from the coding sequence ATGTCACACCATCCGGATTCGAAAAAACCCGCCATCATCTTTCTGGGAGCCCCCGGCTCGGGAAAAGGCACCCAAGGCAAGGTGATGGGAAGCATCCCGCGGTTCTTCCACTGCGCCTGTGGTGATGTGTTCCGTTCGCTGGACACCCGCACCGCGCTGGGCCAGCAGTTCGTCCACTACTCCAGCCGCGGCGAGCTGGTGCCGGATGAACTGACCATCGAGCTGTGGAAAGCCCAGATCGACAACCTGGCGGACACCCACAACTACAAGCCGGACATCGACATCCTCATCCTCGATGGCATTCCGCGCAATGTGGAGCAGGCCCGCATCCTGGAGCGCCATCTGGACGTCCTGCAGGTCTTTCACCTTTCCTGCCCGAATCGCAACGAACTGGCCCGCCGCATGCGCAAGCGGGCGCTCAAGGACAATCGCATCGACGACGCGAGCGACAAGGTCATCGACCAGCGCATCGCCACCTACGAAGCGGAGACCAAGCCGATCCTCGCTTTCTACCCGCAGGACCGCATCACGGACATCGACGCGACCCAGCCGCCGGTGAAGGTGCTGTCGGAGATCATCCAGAAAGTCCTCACGCTGCCGGAATACCAGGCGCTGGCCTCGAAGTCGGCCTGA
- the fmt gene encoding methionyl-tRNA formyltransferase, which yields MRVIFVATGDIALPSFRHLLAHGPKPLALVTQPDKPVGRHQALTPPRIKVEALEAGLPVLQPDNISSAVEEMRALDPEVIVVFAYGQILRKDVLKLPSKAIINLHGSLLPRHRGASCVQAAIDMGDKESGIAAIHVVKKLDAGDVIFDKAIPIQPDETGGTLHDKLADVAAEVLAETLKRIGEGTDTRTPQDDSFSNYASKLERDDGRIDWSMTADALERRIRAYDPWPGTFTTVQEDGKWKRLKVFPPVIPAPGGAELAEGFQVSGKKLFVACGGKGAVELLNVQPEGGKRMTAEQYLAGRKPQGFQ from the coding sequence ATGCGAGTCATCTTTGTAGCCACCGGCGACATCGCGCTGCCGTCCTTCCGCCATCTGCTGGCCCACGGTCCGAAGCCGCTGGCCCTCGTCACCCAGCCGGACAAGCCGGTGGGCCGCCACCAGGCGCTCACGCCACCTCGCATCAAGGTGGAGGCGCTGGAGGCGGGGCTGCCCGTGCTGCAACCGGACAACATCAGCTCCGCGGTGGAGGAAATGCGCGCGCTCGATCCGGAGGTGATCGTGGTCTTCGCCTACGGCCAGATCCTGCGGAAGGACGTGCTGAAGCTGCCGTCAAAGGCGATCATCAACCTTCATGGTTCGCTTTTGCCACGGCACCGTGGTGCGTCCTGCGTACAGGCCGCCATCGACATGGGAGACAAGGAGTCCGGCATCGCGGCCATCCACGTGGTGAAGAAGCTGGATGCGGGTGACGTGATTTTCGACAAGGCCATCCCGATCCAGCCGGACGAAACCGGTGGCACGCTCCACGACAAGCTCGCGGATGTAGCGGCCGAAGTATTGGCGGAAACGCTCAAGCGGATCGGGGAGGGGACGGACACCCGCACGCCGCAGGACGACAGCTTTTCCAACTACGCGTCGAAGCTGGAGCGCGATGACGGCCGGATCGACTGGTCGATGACCGCTGATGCGCTGGAGCGGCGCATCCGTGCGTATGATCCATGGCCGGGGACTTTCACCACCGTCCAGGAAGATGGAAAGTGGAAGCGCCTCAAGGTGTTCCCGCCCGTGATCCCCGCGCCCGGCGGTGCGGAACTGGCGGAGGGATTCCAAGTTTCCGGCAAGAAGCTATTCGTTGCTTGTGGAGGCAAGGGCGCAGTCGAGTTGCTGAACGTCCAGCCGGAAGGCGGCAAGCGCATGACCGCCGAGCAATATCTCGCCGGGCGGAAGCCACAGGGATTCCAGTAA
- a CDS encoding adenylate kinase, with translation MKNGPLPPFTRPARINVVGVSGSGKSTLAKRLSTVTGIRHIEMDALFWKPGWTGTAENEFLAKVEHALAGEEWILDGNYSRTQPVKWRRATMVVWVDFSFPRTLWQAARRAFGRSFTKAELWPGTGNRESFRKSFFSKDSIIWWTITSYGRQRGRYLRLMEDPEHAHLTIIRFRSPREVSRFLMRFEEQEGRRIFG, from the coding sequence ATGAAGAACGGGCCACTCCCACCGTTCACCCGGCCCGCGCGGATCAACGTGGTGGGCGTGAGTGGCAGCGGGAAATCCACCTTGGCGAAGAGGCTGTCCACGGTCACCGGCATCCGCCACATCGAGATGGATGCCCTGTTCTGGAAGCCCGGCTGGACGGGCACCGCGGAGAACGAGTTCCTTGCCAAAGTGGAGCACGCACTGGCAGGGGAGGAATGGATTCTCGACGGCAACTACTCCCGCACCCAGCCGGTCAAATGGCGGCGTGCGACCATGGTGGTGTGGGTGGACTTTTCATTTCCCCGCACGCTGTGGCAGGCGGCGCGGCGTGCCTTCGGTCGGTCATTCACCAAGGCGGAACTCTGGCCCGGAACCGGCAACCGCGAATCGTTCCGGAAATCGTTTTTCAGCAAGGACTCGATCATCTGGTGGACGATCACCTCCTATGGCAGGCAGCGTGGGCGCTACCTCCGGCTCATGGAGGATCCGGAGCATGCGCATCTCACCATCATCAGGTTCAGATCACCACGCGAGGTAAGCCGCTTTCTCATGCGTTTTGAGGAGCAAGAGGGCCGCCGGATCTTTGGCTGA
- a CDS encoding alpha/beta hydrolase, protein MNRGTLFRWALVGATAMAIALALISCTQSRFIYFPRPYGAGVVGDWRKSTGGRQIDFETSQGSQRAFLQGNLTSPRNLWIFCGGNGTIALDWSQWLQEHAPQEDAWLLIDYPGYGDCKGAPSPGRIRDSIKTAVPLAAKELGWPTVPDPARLRFFGHSLGAAAALVGASEFGIQRGVLLTPFTSTMDMSKAMTGLPIGFLIWHRFDNTARLKELAERGPGEVVIFHGTTDEAIPVEMSRQLAAERKDVVKFIEIPNGRHNTLQDTNPEEIVRALEEIGR, encoded by the coding sequence ATGAACCGCGGCACACTCTTCCGCTGGGCCCTGGTGGGAGCAACCGCCATGGCCATCGCGCTGGCGCTCATCAGTTGCACCCAGTCCCGCTTCATTTACTTCCCGCGTCCGTATGGGGCGGGCGTGGTCGGAGATTGGCGGAAATCGACCGGCGGCAGGCAGATCGACTTCGAAACCTCGCAGGGCAGCCAGCGTGCCTTCCTCCAGGGAAACCTCACCTCCCCGCGCAATCTGTGGATCTTCTGCGGTGGGAACGGCACCATCGCGCTGGACTGGTCCCAGTGGCTGCAGGAACACGCACCACAGGAGGATGCGTGGTTATTGATCGACTACCCGGGATACGGTGATTGCAAAGGCGCTCCCTCCCCCGGCCGCATCCGGGACTCCATCAAGACCGCCGTCCCCCTCGCCGCGAAGGAGCTGGGATGGCCGACGGTGCCCGATCCAGCGCGGTTGAGGTTCTTCGGCCACAGCCTGGGTGCGGCGGCCGCACTCGTCGGAGCATCCGAGTTTGGCATCCAGCGGGGTGTGTTGCTCACGCCCTTCACCAGCACCATGGACATGAGCAAGGCCATGACCGGCCTGCCCATCGGGTTTCTGATCTGGCACCGCTTTGACAACACGGCCCGGCTCAAGGAACTGGCGGAACGCGGCCCTGGCGAGGTGGTCATCTTCCACGGCACCACGGACGAGGCGATCCCCGTTGAAATGAGCCGCCAGCTCGCTGCGGAGAGAAAGGATGTGGTGAAGTTCATCGAGATCCCCAACGGCAGGCACAACACGCTACAGGATACGAATCCGGAGGAAATCGTGCGGGCGTTGGAGGAAATCGGACGGTGA
- a CDS encoding DUF1080 domain-containing protein has product MKPTLLTLLLLSPFASAEPLFNGKDLSGWTPDVPSADGKPETPPSFIVRDGLLVSKGDPKGHLVSDKSYSNYKLEVEYRFPGKGGNCGVLIHASEPRNLYKMFPKSIEVQMNSGDAGDFWCIGENIEVPDMEKRRPRKEGQNFGGGPADARRILNLNDGAEKPLGEWNTMTIECKGDEVIVHVNGVLVNHGSKSTASSGKLALQAEGTEVEFRKLELTSLK; this is encoded by the coding sequence ATGAAACCCACGCTTCTCACTCTCCTGCTTCTTTCTCCGTTTGCTTCCGCCGAGCCGCTTTTCAATGGCAAGGATCTGAGCGGATGGACCCCTGATGTTCCATCTGCCGATGGCAAGCCGGAAACGCCTCCGAGTTTCATCGTCCGTGACGGTCTGCTCGTCAGCAAGGGTGATCCCAAAGGCCACCTGGTCAGCGACAAGTCCTACTCGAATTACAAGCTGGAGGTGGAGTACCGCTTCCCCGGAAAGGGCGGAAACTGCGGTGTGCTCATCCACGCCTCCGAACCACGGAATCTCTACAAGATGTTCCCCAAGTCCATTGAAGTGCAGATGAACTCCGGCGACGCGGGGGATTTCTGGTGCATCGGCGAGAACATCGAAGTGCCTGACATGGAAAAGCGCCGCCCTCGCAAGGAAGGGCAGAACTTCGGCGGTGGTCCTGCCGATGCCCGCCGTATCCTCAACCTCAACGACGGCGCGGAGAAACCTCTCGGCGAGTGGAATACCATGACCATCGAGTGCAAGGGGGATGAGGTCATCGTCCACGTCAACGGCGTCCTCGTGAACCATGGCTCGAAAAGCACCGCATCCTCCGGCAAGCTCGCGCTGCAGGCGGAAGGCACCGAGGTGGAATTCCGGAAGCTGGAACTGACGTCCCTCAAATGA
- a CDS encoding DUF1287 domain-containing protein, with amino-acid sequence MIRAALFCWLLALVPLHAQTGSKIVGAARKQIGVTLSYDPAYTKLAYPNGDVPREKGVCTDVVIRALRDGLSQDLQQLVHEDMKTNFGTYPKNWGLSRTDRNIDHRRVPNLRRFFERKGYGIKLESPVDYAAFLPGDLVTCTVPPHLPHIMIVSDKKTAEGRPLVIHNIGGGAREEDVLATYPLTGHYRWK; translated from the coding sequence ATGATCCGTGCCGCGTTGTTCTGCTGGCTGCTGGCCCTTGTCCCGCTCCACGCGCAGACCGGTTCGAAGATCGTCGGAGCGGCCCGCAAGCAGATCGGGGTCACCCTGAGCTATGATCCCGCCTACACGAAGCTGGCTTATCCGAACGGCGATGTGCCGCGTGAAAAGGGCGTCTGCACGGATGTGGTGATCCGGGCACTGCGGGACGGGCTTTCACAGGATCTCCAGCAGCTCGTCCACGAGGACATGAAGACGAACTTCGGCACCTACCCGAAGAACTGGGGGCTGAGCCGCACCGACCGCAACATCGACCACCGGCGTGTGCCCAACCTCCGCCGCTTCTTTGAACGGAAGGGATATGGGATCAAACTGGAGTCACCGGTGGACTACGCCGCGTTCCTGCCAGGGGATCTGGTCACGTGCACCGTGCCACCGCACCTGCCGCACATCATGATCGTGAGCGACAAAAAGACCGCGGAAGGCAGGCCGCTGGTGATCCACAACATCGGAGGTGGAGCGAGGGAAGAAGACGTGCTGGCGACCTATCCGCTCACCGGCCACTACCGGTGGAAGTAA
- the bioB gene encoding biotin synthase BioB encodes MILSELQALYDLPFFELIQRSRKVHEANWPDAEVQLCTLLSIKTGGCSEDCSYCAQSARYNSGVQIERLMEKEQIMERARAARETGSTRFCMGAAWRGVRGGTQRFEQVLDIIKDVSTLGMEVCVTLGELGPEEAVRLREAGVTAYNHNLDTSPEHYPNIVSSHTYDDRLRTIRNVQDAGMSVCCGGILGLGETITDRLRMLEVISSFNPQPESVPINSLMPMPGTPLAENPQVDPFDLVRMIAVTRIAIPKAKVRLSAGRTRLSDETQAMCFFAGANSIFYGDKLLTAKNPSVEKDRALLTKLGLSTLAPNPSLEAPTADCDMPASPACAGAGCC; translated from the coding sequence ATGATTCTCTCCGAACTCCAGGCACTCTACGACCTTCCCTTCTTCGAACTCATCCAGCGTTCCCGGAAAGTGCATGAGGCCAACTGGCCGGATGCGGAGGTCCAGCTCTGCACCCTTCTTTCGATCAAGACCGGTGGATGCTCCGAAGACTGTTCCTACTGCGCCCAGTCCGCCCGCTACAACTCCGGCGTCCAGATCGAGCGGCTTATGGAAAAGGAGCAGATCATGGAGCGCGCCCGCGCCGCCCGTGAGACCGGCTCCACCCGCTTCTGCATGGGCGCGGCATGGCGTGGTGTCCGTGGCGGCACCCAGCGCTTCGAGCAGGTGCTGGACATCATCAAGGACGTCTCCACCCTCGGCATGGAAGTCTGTGTCACCCTCGGCGAACTCGGACCGGAAGAAGCGGTCCGCCTGCGCGAAGCGGGTGTCACCGCCTACAACCACAACCTGGACACCTCCCCGGAGCACTACCCGAACATCGTCTCCAGCCATACCTACGACGACCGCCTGCGGACCATCCGCAACGTACAGGACGCCGGCATGTCCGTCTGCTGTGGCGGCATCCTCGGTCTCGGCGAAACGATCACCGACCGCCTGCGCATGCTGGAGGTCATTTCCAGCTTCAACCCGCAGCCGGAGAGCGTGCCGATCAACTCCCTGATGCCGATGCCCGGCACGCCGCTGGCGGAAAACCCGCAGGTCGATCCGTTCGACCTCGTCCGGATGATCGCCGTCACCCGCATCGCCATCCCGAAGGCGAAAGTCCGCCTTTCCGCCGGCCGCACCCGCCTGTCGGATGAAACGCAGGCGATGTGCTTCTTCGCCGGAGCGAACTCCATCTTCTACGGTGACAAGCTGCTCACCGCAAAGAATCCATCCGTGGAAAAGGACCGTGCGCTGCTCACCAAGCTGGGCCTCTCGACGCTCGCACCGAATCCATCTTTGGAAGCACCAACAGCCGACTGCGACATGCCTGCCAGCCCTGCCTGCGCGGGCGCGGGATGCTGTTGA
- the tpiA gene encoding triose-phosphate isomerase, with protein MNRKPIFAANWKMNKGPSETEDFVKSLLSKLQGSNFNSEIVIAPPFVSLAKLADQLHTATAVQNAHAIQIAAQNCSEYDSGAYTGEVSVLMLREFFVHYVILGHSERRSIFGETDAVINAKIKKAREANLKPIFCIGETLAEREGGKLEEVLRTQITGGLKDVSEKDLAEIVVAYEPVWAIGTGVTATSAQAQEAHAFVRSVISGLYGADAAGKIRIQYGGSVKPNNAAELMACPDIDGALIGGASLEPQSFFEIIRNGTQSA; from the coding sequence ATGAACCGCAAGCCGATCTTCGCCGCCAACTGGAAAATGAACAAAGGACCTTCGGAAACGGAGGACTTCGTGAAGAGCCTGCTCTCCAAGCTCCAGGGCTCGAATTTCAACAGCGAAATCGTGATCGCGCCTCCGTTCGTGTCGCTGGCGAAGCTGGCGGACCAGCTCCACACGGCCACCGCCGTCCAGAACGCCCACGCCATCCAGATTGCCGCGCAGAATTGCTCCGAGTATGACTCCGGCGCCTACACCGGTGAGGTGAGCGTGCTCATGCTGCGCGAGTTCTTCGTCCACTACGTGATCCTCGGACACAGCGAGCGCCGCTCCATCTTCGGTGAAACGGACGCCGTCATCAATGCGAAGATCAAGAAGGCCCGCGAAGCGAACCTGAAGCCGATCTTCTGCATTGGTGAAACCCTCGCCGAGCGCGAAGGCGGGAAGCTGGAAGAAGTCCTCCGTACCCAGATCACCGGTGGTCTGAAGGATGTCTCCGAAAAGGATCTGGCGGAAATCGTCGTCGCCTATGAGCCCGTCTGGGCGATCGGTACCGGTGTGACCGCCACTTCCGCCCAAGCTCAGGAAGCCCACGCCTTCGTCCGCTCCGTGATTTCCGGGCTGTATGGCGCGGACGCCGCCGGCAAGATCCGCATCCAGTATGGCGGCAGCGTGAAGCCGAACAACGCCGCGGAACTGATGGCCTGCCCGGATATCGACGGCGCCCTCATCGGTGGTGCCTCCCTGGAGCCGCAGAGCTTCTTCGAGATCATCCGGAACGGGACCCAGTCCGCCTGA
- a CDS encoding phosphoglycerate kinase: MAKLSIRDLDVNAKEVLMRVDFNVPLKDGVITDDTRIQGAVPSIKHLIAGGAKLVLCSHLGRPKGGPEAKYSLAPAAAALSEILGQEVKLAPDSIGEETAALRAALQPGQVLLLENTRFYPEEEANEKDYAKALAGSAEIFVNDAFGTAHRAHASTEGVTHFIPKAASGFLLDRELEYLVGKLENPERPFLVIMGGAKVSDKIQVINALMEKADAFLIGGAMANTFRKAQGYHTGNSRVEADKLDLALEILANAKAKGVNFLLPADTRITQEFKEGAETKSTQPYEQGGETPDGWEGIDIGDVAVDEFVAEVAKAKTIIWNGPMGVFELDSFAKGTKAVAEAMAANTGTTIVGGGDSVTAVNKFGLDDKMTFISTGGGASLELLEGKVLPGVAALSDA, encoded by the coding sequence ATGGCCAAACTCTCGATCCGCGATCTCGACGTCAATGCGAAGGAAGTCCTCATGCGTGTGGATTTCAATGTCCCCCTCAAGGATGGGGTGATCACCGACGATACCCGCATCCAGGGTGCTGTGCCTTCCATCAAACATCTCATCGCCGGTGGCGCGAAGCTCGTCCTCTGCTCCCACCTCGGCCGTCCGAAAGGGGGACCTGAGGCGAAATACTCCCTCGCACCTGCCGCAGCCGCCCTTTCCGAGATCCTCGGCCAGGAAGTGAAGCTCGCCCCGGACAGCATCGGTGAGGAAACCGCAGCCCTGCGTGCCGCCCTCCAGCCCGGCCAGGTCCTGCTGCTCGAAAACACACGCTTCTATCCTGAAGAGGAAGCGAACGAAAAGGACTACGCAAAGGCCCTCGCCGGCAGCGCCGAGATTTTCGTGAACGACGCCTTCGGCACCGCTCACCGCGCCCACGCCTCCACCGAAGGCGTCACCCATTTCATTCCGAAGGCCGCCTCCGGCTTCCTGCTCGACCGTGAGCTGGAATACCTCGTCGGCAAGCTGGAGAACCCTGAGCGCCCGTTCCTCGTCATCATGGGCGGAGCCAAGGTCTCCGACAAGATCCAGGTCATCAACGCCCTCATGGAAAAGGCCGACGCCTTCCTCATCGGCGGTGCGATGGCCAACACTTTCCGCAAGGCCCAGGGCTACCACACCGGCAACAGCCGCGTGGAGGCGGACAAGCTGGACCTCGCGCTCGAGATCCTCGCCAACGCGAAGGCAAAGGGCGTCAACTTCCTCCTTCCTGCTGATACCCGCATCACCCAGGAGTTCAAGGAAGGTGCCGAAACCAAGAGCACCCAGCCCTATGAACAGGGTGGCGAAACGCCGGACGGCTGGGAAGGCATCGACATCGGTGACGTGGCCGTCGACGAATTCGTCGCGGAAGTCGCCAAGGCCAAGACCATCATCTGGAACGGCCCGATGGGCGTGTTCGAACTCGACAGCTTCGCCAAAGGCACCAAGGCCGTGGCCGAAGCGATGGCCGCCAACACCGGCACCACCATCGTCGGTGGCGGAGACTCCGTCACCGCGGTCAACAAGTTCGGCCTGGATGACAAGATGACCTTCATCTCGACCGGCGGTGGTGCCTCCCTCGAACTGCTCGAAGGCAAGGTGCTCCCTGGCGTCGCCGCACTTTCCGACGCTTGA